The segment TCCGCCCTGAGCTTCGGGCTCGCCCATCATTCGCCCGACTTCCAGTGGTGGTACGGCCATGCGGCTCTGGACGGCGACCTGATCCGCCTCAAGGCCGCCGTCACCCGCCAACGGCGATTTCGCCCCTGACGAAATCGCTCTTGGCCCCCCGCGCGGAGCGAGCCGTTGGCGATCAGTTCTTCCGCTCTCCCTGAGCCTCGGCGGCCTTGCGGCGTTGCCGCTCGAGCCGGTAGTCGCGCATCATCTTCATGTCGTCGGCCATGTGGCAGTAGGTGAGGTTCAGGGCCTTCTGGAAATCGGCCAGTTCGCCGGTTCCCTTGGCGGCCTCGGCGGCGAGCGGGGAAGCGAAGGACGTCTTGGCGGTCCGCGTCATGACCGCCTTGTGGTCGCCGCCGATGACGTAGGTGGCGGTTTCGGCGTCGATCATGGGCTTGATGGCTTCGCCCGAGCCGTTGTCAGGGGCATAGACGGCCTTGGGGATCAGCGGCAGGTTCAGCGACAGGGAGACGGCCGCACAATGCAGCGAACAGGTTCCGTCCACCAAGTCGCCGACGTAGACGACCAGATGGCGGCTGTAATGGAATTTGGTCCGGTCCATGCCGCAATAGGGGCACTTCTGGTACTTCGCCAGTTCGTTCTCCAGGGGGGCCGGATCCTTCGGCGCCTTCGGGGCGAACTGGGCGGGCGTGCCGTCGCCCTCGGCGGCGGCAGCGGAACGGAGGGTCGCGCCGGCCGCGACGGCGGCTGCGCCGGCCAGCAGGAATTGGCGACGTTTCATGGAACCTCTCCTTGCCTCAGAAGCGGGCCGTAAGGGTGAAGTTGAAGCTGCGCCCTTCTTCGTAGACGTAGCTGGTGTCCAGGGACTGGTGGTAGGTGGCATAGCCCTTGTCGAACAGGTTGGTGATGCCGAAATCGATCCGGTACCAGTCACGATCGTAGGATGTTCCGATGTCGTGCACGGCATAGCCGCTGCGCCGCCTGGCGATGGTCCCGTCGTATTCCTGGGCGAAGACGTAGCGACCGCCGTAGCGGACCGACCAGTAGTCGTCGATGTAATAGCCCAGGCTGCCGGTCACCTTGTCCGGCGGCGCGAAAAGGTTTTCCCCGGTGTCTTGGTTCTTGACCCGTAGGCGGGAGTAGCCGAGGCCCAGATCCCAGTCGTCGATGCGGTAGTTCAACTCCGCCTCGCCGCCCCAGCGATGGGCGTTCGGGACGTTGACGTATTGGAAGATCGAGCCGGTCCCGGCATAGGGCGCGGTTCGCGCGTAGGTGCCGACCGTCTTGCTGGTGATGAAATCGCTCGAGGACTCGTCGAAGCCGCTGATCTTGAGGCGGAAGGCATCGTTGGCCTTGAGCAGTCCGTCGAAAGCAAGCGTTAGCCCGAGTTCCCATGTGGCGTTGGTTTGCGGGCGCAGGGTCGAGTTCGGACGGAAATTGCTGAAATAGCCGGTACCCTGGATGTCCTGGTACAGTTCGGTAAGGACTGGGGCCCGGAAGGCCTCGCTGTAGCTGCCGAAGAAGCCCAGTTCCTTCATGGCCTGCCATTTCAGCGCCAGCTTAGGGGACAGGCGGCTATTGGAGGTGACGGGGTAACCGCCGCCTTCCGCCTCATAGCCGTCATGGCGCAGGGTGGCGATGGCGGTCCAGTCGCGGGCGACCTGGATTTCGTCCTGGATGAAGCCGCCCAGGGCTACCAGATGGCCGTATGGCTCCACCGTGTTGGCGACCCCCGCGTTGGTATTGCTCAGGGTATCGCGATAGGTGTCCGCGCCATAGGTCAGCCGGTGGCCCAGCGAGAAGGTGGAAAAGCGGGAGCTGTTCTGGGCGTTGATACCCCCGGTGCTCACGTCCCTGGTGTTGTCCGAGGCCCCGGTCGTCCGCTTGTCGTTATCCAGCTTCAACTTGGTGAAGTAGGTAGTGACCTTGCCATCCAGCAGGGAGCCTTCGCTATCCTTGAACTTCCAACTGGCGACCAGGTCGTCCTGGGACCGGTTCTGGTTCTGGTAGCCGGTCTGGGCACGCACGTTGCTGGCCGGGTTGGTCGGGCCGTAGCCCTCATCGGAAACATGCATGTAGGAGATGCGGATATTGTTGTTGTCGTCGGCATCGAAGCCGAACTTCATCAGGCCGTTCTTGCGCCAGCCGTTCTGCCAATTCCACTCATAGGGCATCTCGTCAACGCCTGTTTCGATGTTCGAGTACTTGGTTCCCGTCGCGCTGGCGAGGATGCTGGCCCCTTCGGAGCGGGCGGCAGCGCCGAGATTACCGCTATAGGAAGAATCGCCGGTACGGTAGCCGCCCTTGACCTTGCCGCCCATGGATTGACCAGGGGTCAGGATGTCCTCGGCCTCGATGGTCTGGAAGGCCATGACGCCGCCCAGGCCGCCGCCGCCGTAGGTGGCCGACGAGGGGCCGCGAACCACGTCCACCTGTTTGACGAAATTGGGGTCGACGTAGAGGGGCGACAGGATGCCGACGCTGGCATCCAGGCTGCGCCGGGCGTCGTCCACCCTGAGCACGATGTCCGGCCCCTGGTAGCCGCGAATGGTTGGAAGCTGGCCGCCCTGACGGGGGGTGCCGGCCATGGTGACGCCGGGAATCTGCTGCATCACCGTGGCGATGCTTCGGGCCTGGGCGTCGTCGATCTGGTCCCGCGAAACGGTCGTGACCGAGGCGGGAACATCGAAGGCCCGGTTCTCGGTGCGCGTTGCGGTTACCGTCACGGTGTCCATGCGGGTCACCGGCGCGACGACGGCCTTGACGATGGTGAAGCTGCCTTCGCCCGTCGCCTTGGCCTCCAGGCCGGTGCCCTGCAGAAGTTTCTTCAGCGCCTCCGTCGCCGTCACGGTGCCCTTGACTTCCGAGCCGCTGACCCCCCGCACCAAGTTGGACGAATAGAGAAGCTGGGCATGGGACTGGGTCGCCAGGGCCTCAAGAGCGGTCGCCAGGTTCTGCGGTGGCACGTCGATGGCGACCTTGGCCTCGTCGGCCAGCGCTGGTCCAGCCGCCATGGTCAAAGCCAAGATTGCGGCGCCGGCAAGGCTCCGCATGACGAACATCTCCATTGAGAATCCCCCTCGCGATTCGTTTCCTCGCGTCTCCGGAATCGATGGAGACACGTTGAATTAACGGACGAAGAGGCCATCTCCTCACCTCGGGGAAGAAAAAAAGTGGGATCAGCGTCGGGGCATGACCGGCGCGATGACCGTTCGGCCGCTCTGGCGGTCTATCCGGATGGGAAATGCCCGTTCGAGGGTTCGCAGGGCGCCGTCCGTGTCGTCGATGCGGAAGGTCCCGCTGACCTTCAGGGCGGCGGTGGCCGCCCCTTCCACCATCACGGTTTCGCCCCGATAGCGGGACAGGCGCTCCGCCACCGTTTGCAGGGGCGTGTTCCGGAACACCAGGCGGCCCTGGCGCCATGCCGTGATTTCGGCTTCGTCCGGCATCGCCGTATCGAGAATCCCCGAGGGTGTGGAGAGTGCCGCCCCCCCCGCGGAAAGCTGGAGCGGCGGCGTGGCGGCGACGGCAAGTTCCACCTTTCCCTCGAACACCGCCACCGCGACGGAATCGGGGCGGGCCTGCACGAGGAAGCGGGTTCCCAGGTCGGTGACCGTCGTGAAGCCCGCCGCAACGACGAAGGGCCGCACATCGTCGTGCCGGATGTCGAAAACCGCGTCTCCGCGCAGCAGTTTGGCCTCGCGGCGCCAGGGAGCGATGGGCAATTCGACGGCGCCGCCCGCATCCAGGTGGATGCGTCCGCCATCGGCCAGATCAAGGGTACGCGGCATGCCGACTGCCGTCTCGGCGCTCCGCCAGCCGTAGGAAGCGAAGCCGAACGCAGCAATCAAGCCGCAAACAACGGTCGTTCCGCCAAGGCGCCGGAGAAGGCGCCGCCGGGCGGCGCGCCGCTTCAGGGCGCCGATCTCCCCAGCGTAGATCGGACGCAATTCGGCGGCGCCGTCCATGACGATGGACAGGAACTCGGCCTCCTTTCGCTGCGTTCCATTCTGGCCGGAAGGAGGAAAGTCGGAATGGCTGTTGCCGACGATCATGCGGGCATTAAGTCTTGCCCGCGCCCCCCCTGTCAACGCCGGACCCTCCCGCACGATTGAGGACAACACGAAGCTGACCCTGGGCGCGGATCATGTGCTTCTCCACGGCGCTACGCGAGATTCCCAGGATTTGGGCGACTTCGGAATGGGGCAATCCTTCCACCCGGTGCAACAGGAAGACCTCGCGGCAACGGGGCGGCAAGCCGTCGATGGCATCCTTCAATCGCCGCAGATCCTGGCGTCCGGACAACTCGGATTCGGGGCTGGGTGGCGCCGGGCCGCTACAGAAGGAACCCTCGGTCGCATCCACCAGGCCGCGACGATGGGATTCCATCCGCGCCGAGTCGCGAACGATATTTATGGCGATCCGCGCCATGAGCGCCAGGGGATTGGCGATGCTTTGCCCCAGGTAGCGTCCCATGAAACGGATGAAGGCTTCATGCAGGACGTCGTCCGCATCGGCTCGGCTTCCCAGGCGCCGCGCCAGAACGGGATGAAGGGAACGGCGGCAGTCGCCGTAGAGCCTCTCGAGCCCATCGATGCCTTCCGGCCGGGAAACGGCACAAACCGCCATCCCCGCCACCGCCGACAGGCCCATCGTCACGACATCCGTCTTAACAGGATCTTCCGTCATCCGTCCCACTCGCCGCGCCGATGCCGGAGGAAGGGCGGGCGGTCAACAACGGCCCCGCACGCGCTTCCCCTTACCGGGCCCGATCAGGCCCCGAACGAATCAGGAAGACGGAGGAGCCTGGGGGAAGGATGCGCCCCAAACACGTGGAGAACCGACACCGCTCGCGACGCGTCGAGGCGGAATGGCGATTGGGCCGGACATCGCAACGTCGGCCAGATCGAGGGGCGCCGCAGGCATCTTCGCCGCCTGCATCAACGGCAGGCAAAAGACGCAGGTTTCCTTGTGCTTCGCATGCGATGGCGTCAAGGGTCCATCGCGCCCGACGATTACAATCCCCTGGGGGGTGCAGACTTCCATCCCCTCGCCCAGGACATCGGCGGGCGGGAAATGGGCCAGGGAATTGCCGGGGAACGCGGTGGCGCCCAAAACCTGGGCGATGAGCGCGACCGCCAGGGTCCAGGCGACAACAAGCTGGCGGTGCCCGCCCCTTCGCGAGCCGGACTGCGGTAACCCCGGACAGGTATTGCCCTTGGACGCCATGACGGGGAAACTTTGTTTCCCTGGAAGGAAGAAGTCAAGGTAGACGGTTGGCATATGCGCCTTTGGAAAGAGAGAGGCCGGAGCGCTTGCCGAATTACATGTTCGCACCGGCTCGCATCGAACTCGATTGGACTGTGCAGGGGATCGCTAATCCGCAGGGCCTGTATGAGGGGGCCCGTGGATTAGGAATTACGCCCGCACCGCCATCTTGATCGGACCTTCGGCGCGGCCGTGGATGAACTGGTCGACGTGGGGATTGCCCGACTTGTCGATTTCCGACGTCGGGCCCGCCCAGATGATCCGGCCTTGATATAGCATGGCGATGCGGTTGGCGATCTTGCGGGCGCTGGTCATGTCGTGGGTGATGGACAGCGCCGTCGCCCCCACTTCCCGCGTGGTCTTGACGATCAGGTCGTTGATGACGTCGGCCATGATGGGGTCCAGCCCGGTGGTGGGCTCGTCGAAGAAGATGATTTCCGGGTCCGCCGCGATGGCGCGGGCCAGGCCCACCCGCTTCTGCATGCCGCCCGACAATTCCGACGGCGCCAGGTCGGCCACCGCCGCGTCCAGGCCCACCATGGCCAGCTTGTCGACGGCGATGCCCTTGGCGCGGTCGCGGTTGACCTTCTTCTGTGCCAGCAGGCCGAAGGCCACGTTCTCCCACACGGGCAGGGAATCGAACAGCGCCGCGCCCTGGAACAGCATGCCGAATTTGCGGTTCACCCGGTCCCGATCCCGCCCGGCCATCCGGGTGACTTCCTCGCCGTCCACCTGGATCGAGCCCTCGTCGGGATGCAGGATGCCAAGGATGCATTTCAGCGTCACCGACTTGCCGGTACCCGAGCCGCCGATGATGACCACCGATTCGCCGACGCCGACGTCCAGATCGAAGCCGTCCAGCACCACCTTGGGGCCGAAGGCCTTCTTGACGCCCTGCAGGCGGATCTTGGGGGTTCCGTCGGTCATCGGCTGAAGAACATCTCGGTCAGGATATAGTCGAAGCAGAGGATCAGGATGCAGGCCGAGACCACCGCGTTGGTGGTTGCCGCGCCCACGCCCTGGGCGCCGCCCTTGGAATTGTACCCGTGGTAGCAGCCCATCAGGGTGACGATCAGCCCAAAGACGGCGGCCTTGACCAAGCCCGAATTGACGTCTTCCGCCTGCAGGAAGTCGTAGGTGTTCTGCAGGTAGTTGGAGGGATTGAAGCCCAGCTTGTAGACCGCCACCAGATAGCCGCCGAACACGCCGATCACGTCGGCCACCAGCACCAGGAAGGGGAACATGAGGAGTCCCGCCAGCAGGCGCGGCGCCACCAGGTACTTCATGGGATTGGTGGACAGGGTGGTGAGCGCGTCGATCTGTTCGGTGACCCGCATGGTTCCGATCTCGGCGGCCAGCGAGGCGCCGATGCGCCCGGCCACCATCAGGCCGGCCAGCACGGGGCCCAGTTCGCGGGTGATCGACAGCACCACCACGTTGGCGATGGCGCCTTCCGCCGAGAAGCGGGCGAACCCCGTGTAGCTCTGGAGCGCCAGCACCATGCCGGCGAAGACTGCCGTCAGGCCCACCACGGGCAGGGAGAAGTAGCCGATTTCCACCATCTGGGTCAGCAGCAGGCGCGGATAGAAGGGGGGGCGGACGATGTGGCTGAGCGCCGAGGTGGTGAAAAGGGTCAGCTTGCCGGCGGTGCCGAGGAAGCCCAGGGTGAAGCGGCCGATCAACTGGGCGATGCGGACGGGAGTCATGTTCCGGCGCACCCGCCGATGTAGACGCGGCGGTAGCGGCGCCCCAGTGCGGTCAGGATCTCGTAGCCGATGGTGCCGGCGGCGCCGGCCAGGGCGTCCACGGAAACTTGCGGTCCCAGCAACTCGACGGCGGCGCCCGGATGCACCAGGGCCCCTGGAACGTCGGTCGCATCTAGGGTAATCAGATCCATGGAAACCCGCCCCACTACCGGCACCCGGATGTCCCCCAGCCAGGCAAAGCCGGAATTGCTCAGCGA is part of the Magnetospirillum sp. WYHS-4 genome and harbors:
- a CDS encoding ABC transporter permease, with the translated sequence MTPVRIAQLIGRFTLGFLGTAGKLTLFTTSALSHIVRPPFYPRLLLTQMVEIGYFSLPVVGLTAVFAGMVLALQSYTGFARFSAEGAIANVVVLSITRELGPVLAGLMVAGRIGASLAAEIGTMRVTEQIDALTTLSTNPMKYLVAPRLLAGLLMFPFLVLVADVIGVFGGYLVAVYKLGFNPSNYLQNTYDFLQAEDVNSGLVKAAVFGLIVTLMGCYHGYNSKGGAQGVGAATTNAVVSACILILCFDYILTEMFFSR
- a CDS encoding RNA polymerase sigma factor — encoded protein: MTEDPVKTDVVTMGLSAVAGMAVCAVSRPEGIDGLERLYGDCRRSLHPVLARRLGSRADADDVLHEAFIRFMGRYLGQSIANPLALMARIAINIVRDSARMESHRRGLVDATEGSFCSGPAPPSPESELSGRQDLRRLKDAIDGLPPRCREVFLLHRVEGLPHSEVAQILGISRSAVEKHMIRAQGQLRVVLNRAGGSGVDRGGAGKT
- a CDS encoding ATP-binding cassette domain-containing protein gives rise to the protein MTDGTPKIRLQGVKKAFGPKVVLDGFDLDVGVGESVVIIGGSGTGKSVTLKCILGILHPDEGSIQVDGEEVTRMAGRDRDRVNRKFGMLFQGAALFDSLPVWENVAFGLLAQKKVNRDRAKGIAVDKLAMVGLDAAVADLAPSELSGGMQKRVGLARAIAADPEIIFFDEPTTGLDPIMADVINDLIVKTTREVGATALSITHDMTSARKIANRIAMLYQGRIIWAGPTSEIDKSGNPHVDQFIHGRAEGPIKMAVRA
- a CDS encoding nitrous oxide reductase accessory protein NosL — its product is MKRRQFLLAGAAAVAAGATLRSAAAAEGDGTPAQFAPKAPKDPAPLENELAKYQKCPYCGMDRTKFHYSRHLVVYVGDLVDGTCSLHCAAVSLSLNLPLIPKAVYAPDNGSGEAIKPMIDAETATYVIGGDHKAVMTRTAKTSFASPLAAEAAKGTGELADFQKALNLTYCHMADDMKMMRDYRLERQRRKAAEAQGERKN
- a CDS encoding TonB-dependent hemoglobin/transferrin/lactoferrin family receptor, whose product is MRSLAGAAILALTMAAGPALADEAKVAIDVPPQNLATALEALATQSHAQLLYSSNLVRGVSGSEVKGTVTATEALKKLLQGTGLEAKATGEGSFTIVKAVVAPVTRMDTVTVTATRTENRAFDVPASVTTVSRDQIDDAQARSIATVMQQIPGVTMAGTPRQGGQLPTIRGYQGPDIVLRVDDARRSLDASVGILSPLYVDPNFVKQVDVVRGPSSATYGGGGLGGVMAFQTIEAEDILTPGQSMGGKVKGGYRTGDSSYSGNLGAAARSEGASILASATGTKYSNIETGVDEMPYEWNWQNGWRKNGLMKFGFDADDNNNIRISYMHVSDEGYGPTNPASNVRAQTGYQNQNRSQDDLVASWKFKDSEGSLLDGKVTTYFTKLKLDNDKRTTGASDNTRDVSTGGINAQNSSRFSTFSLGHRLTYGADTYRDTLSNTNAGVANTVEPYGHLVALGGFIQDEIQVARDWTAIATLRHDGYEAEGGGYPVTSNSRLSPKLALKWQAMKELGFFGSYSEAFRAPVLTELYQDIQGTGYFSNFRPNSTLRPQTNATWELGLTLAFDGLLKANDAFRLKISGFDESSSDFITSKTVGTYARTAPYAGTGSIFQYVNVPNAHRWGGEAELNYRIDDWDLGLGYSRLRVKNQDTGENLFAPPDKVTGSLGYYIDDYWSVRYGGRYVFAQEYDGTIARRRSGYAVHDIGTSYDRDWYRIDFGITNLFDKGYATYHQSLDTSYVYEEGRSFNFTLTARF
- a CDS encoding FecR domain-containing protein gives rise to the protein MIVGNSHSDFPPSGQNGTQRKEAEFLSIVMDGAAELRPIYAGEIGALKRRAARRRLLRRLGGTTVVCGLIAAFGFASYGWRSAETAVGMPRTLDLADGGRIHLDAGGAVELPIAPWRREAKLLRGDAVFDIRHDDVRPFVVAAGFTTVTDLGTRFLVQARPDSVAVAVFEGKVELAVAATPPLQLSAGGAALSTPSGILDTAMPDEAEITAWRQGRLVFRNTPLQTVAERLSRYRGETVMVEGAATAALKVSGTFRIDDTDGALRTLERAFPIRIDRQSGRTVIAPVMPRR